In Arthrobacter alpinus, a single window of DNA contains:
- a CDS encoding AAA family ATPase, with protein MDENMGTFIKDFGTLVRLAQATIEPVKGGDELLQTLSRHLGVPPKEVSVVVEEIPAHRLADLDILLDNIASRDPNARLVGIGGGDQRNHMSLSDMVQHANMHAAFPLAQPDFTNQPVGPDKQRQTVALGLRLFSYAGAAMAVLQREAKPNFGRQFATVEVLAATPADTAKFLAEVRRRMEHESVFKGHVISLQVSEYGPSMGGVTFIRRPELSRADIILPHGVLTRVEEHTLGIGRQAQFLQAHGQHLKRGLLLYGPPGTGKTHTVRYLLSQSAGTTAVLLSGGSLARIAEAAKLARALAPAIVVLEDCDLIAEDRSFGNGPQPLLFEVLDAMDGLDSDSDVAFVLTTNRVDMLERALAQRPGRVDLAVEIPLPSEPERVELLQLYSCELAFSPSALEAAAAQTAGTTASLAKELMRRAVVAASLAGEDPSDSHLAVAVNQLMDDGAALTRSLLGSSTNSGS; from the coding sequence ATGGATGAAAATATGGGGACGTTCATCAAGGATTTTGGCACGCTGGTCCGTTTGGCACAGGCCACCATTGAACCGGTCAAGGGCGGCGATGAGCTGCTGCAGACACTGAGCCGCCATCTTGGCGTCCCGCCCAAGGAAGTCTCCGTGGTGGTGGAGGAGATCCCCGCCCACCGGTTGGCGGATTTGGACATCCTGTTGGACAACATCGCCAGCCGCGACCCCAACGCCCGCCTGGTGGGCATCGGCGGTGGCGATCAACGCAACCACATGTCCCTCAGCGACATGGTGCAGCACGCCAACATGCATGCGGCATTCCCGCTCGCTCAGCCGGACTTTACAAACCAACCGGTGGGCCCGGACAAGCAGCGCCAAACGGTGGCGTTGGGCCTAAGGCTTTTCAGCTATGCCGGCGCCGCCATGGCCGTTCTCCAGCGTGAGGCCAAGCCCAACTTTGGCCGCCAATTCGCCACCGTTGAGGTCCTTGCCGCAACACCGGCGGACACCGCCAAGTTCCTGGCCGAGGTACGCCGTCGGATGGAGCACGAAAGCGTGTTCAAGGGCCACGTCATTTCACTCCAGGTCAGTGAATACGGACCCAGCATGGGCGGGGTGACGTTCATCCGCCGCCCCGAACTGTCACGTGCGGACATCATCCTGCCCCACGGCGTCCTCACCCGGGTCGAAGAGCACACCTTGGGGATCGGGCGCCAGGCACAGTTTTTGCAGGCACACGGCCAGCACCTCAAACGGGGACTGCTGCTCTATGGTCCGCCGGGAACGGGCAAAACACACACCGTCCGCTACCTGCTCAGCCAAAGCGCAGGTACAACAGCGGTTCTCCTGTCCGGGGGCTCCCTGGCCCGCATCGCAGAGGCCGCCAAACTGGCCCGAGCCCTGGCGCCGGCCATCGTGGTGCTCGAGGATTGCGACCTGATCGCCGAGGACAGGAGCTTTGGGAACGGTCCACAGCCACTGCTATTTGAGGTCCTCGACGCCATGGACGGACTGGACAGCGATTCCGACGTTGCTTTTGTCCTGACCACCAACCGCGTTGACATGCTGGAGCGGGCACTGGCCCAGCGTCCCGGCCGGGTGGATTTGGCGGTGGAGATCCCACTGCCCTCTGAACCTGAACGCGTGGAACTATTGCAGCTCTATTCGTGCGAGCTCGCCTTTTCACCGTCCGCGCTCGAGGCAGCTGCCGCGCAGACGGCCGGCACCACCGCCTCTCTGGCCAAGGAACTGATGCGGCGGGCCGTGGTGGCGGCGTCGTTGGCGGGGGAAGATCCCAGCGATTCCCACCTGGCCGTCGCCGTGAATCAGCTCATGGACGACGGCGCTGCCCTCACCCGAAGCCTGCTGGGCAGCAGCACCAACTCCGGCAGCTAA
- the aceB gene encoding malate synthase A has translation MSAQSVTVTDPTPIPRAAEILTDEALAFVAELNRRFNPVRTELLEARGVKRTKVAETGKLDFLPETFSVREGDWKVAPAPAALTDRRVEMTGPASPAKMAINALNSGAKVWLADLEDASTPLWGNVVDAVLNLRDAALGTLSYTSPEGKEYRLRTDAPLAVAVTRPRGWHLEERHIVVDGEPTSGALVDFGLHFFHTAKALLANGHGPYYYLPKMESHLEARLWNDIFVFAQDYLAIPQGTIRATVLIETIPAAFEMDEILYELRDHASGLNAGRWDYLFSIIKYFRDAGSAFTLPDRAQVAMTAPFMRAYTELLVKTCHHRGAFAMGGMAAVIPNRKEPEVTAAAFEKVRNDKTREANDGFDGSWVAHPDLVPICQEVFDAVLGERPNQLDKQRTEVSVTAEQLLDVASAEGDATEAGLHLNLYVAVAYTAVWISGNGAVAIHNLMEDAATAEISRSQVWQQIRNQVKLADTGNIVTRELVETILDQETAKLRGEVGEEAFAKYYKPASELIADICLSEDYTDFLTIPAYELVG, from the coding sequence ATGAGTGCACAATCCGTCACCGTCACCGATCCCACCCCCATCCCCCGTGCCGCGGAAATCCTCACCGACGAGGCGCTTGCCTTCGTTGCGGAACTTAACCGCCGCTTCAACCCGGTCCGCACCGAACTGCTGGAAGCCCGCGGCGTGAAGCGAACCAAGGTCGCAGAAACCGGGAAGCTGGACTTCCTGCCGGAAACCTTCAGCGTCCGCGAGGGCGACTGGAAGGTTGCCCCGGCTCCGGCAGCCCTGACCGATCGCCGCGTCGAAATGACGGGGCCTGCCTCACCAGCCAAGATGGCCATCAACGCACTCAACTCCGGCGCGAAGGTGTGGCTTGCCGACCTTGAAGACGCCAGCACTCCCCTGTGGGGGAACGTTGTCGACGCCGTTTTGAACCTGCGCGACGCCGCCCTTGGCACCCTCAGCTACACCTCCCCGGAGGGGAAGGAGTACCGCCTCCGCACTGACGCTCCCCTGGCCGTAGCGGTTACCCGCCCCCGTGGCTGGCACCTGGAGGAACGCCACATTGTGGTCGACGGCGAACCCACCTCGGGTGCGCTCGTGGACTTCGGACTGCACTTTTTCCACACGGCCAAGGCACTGCTCGCCAACGGCCACGGCCCGTACTACTACCTTCCGAAGATGGAAAGCCACCTCGAGGCCCGCCTGTGGAATGACATCTTTGTCTTCGCCCAGGACTACCTCGCCATCCCGCAGGGAACCATCCGCGCCACTGTGCTGATCGAAACCATTCCGGCCGCCTTTGAAATGGACGAGATCCTCTACGAGCTGCGCGATCACGCCTCGGGACTGAACGCGGGACGCTGGGACTACCTGTTCAGCATCATCAAGTACTTCCGTGACGCAGGCAGCGCCTTCACCTTGCCGGACCGCGCCCAGGTGGCCATGACGGCACCGTTCATGCGCGCCTACACCGAACTGCTGGTCAAGACCTGTCACCACCGCGGCGCCTTCGCCATGGGCGGCATGGCTGCAGTCATCCCGAACCGCAAGGAACCGGAAGTCACCGCGGCCGCCTTTGAAAAGGTCCGCAATGACAAGACCCGCGAAGCCAATGACGGTTTTGACGGTTCCTGGGTTGCCCACCCGGACCTGGTCCCGATCTGCCAGGAAGTCTTCGACGCCGTTCTCGGCGAGCGCCCCAACCAGCTCGACAAGCAGCGCACCGAGGTCAGCGTCACGGCCGAGCAGTTGCTGGACGTTGCCTCCGCCGAAGGCGATGCCACCGAGGCAGGCCTGCACCTGAACCTCTACGTCGCCGTCGCTTATACGGCCGTCTGGATTTCCGGCAACGGCGCCGTCGCCATCCACAACCTCATGGAAGATGCCGCCACGGCAGAGATCTCCCGCTCCCAGGTGTGGCAGCAGATCCGCAACCAGGTCAAGCTGGCCGACACCGGCAACATCGTCACACGGGAACTCGTGGAGACAATCCTTGACCAGGAAACAGCCAAGCTGCGCGGCGAAGTTGGCGAGGAGGCCTTTGCCAAGTACTACAAGCCGGCAAGCGAGCTGATCGCAGACATCTGCCTGTCGGAGGACTACACGGACTTCTTGACCATCCCCGCCTACGAACTGGTGGGCTAG
- a CDS encoding bifunctional allantoicase/(S)-ureidoglycine aminohydrolase, with translation MTEKYFYPKGGLPPQTHLTTERAIVTEAYTVIPKGVMTDIVTSTLPGFSKSRSWILARPISGFATTFSQLIVEIAPGGGAPIAEFEAGVEGVVFVTKGKVNLTLDGELHALEEGGYAYLAAGATWGLENVSDDIVSFQWIRKAYERLEGYEAKSFVTSDAEVEPTAMPDTDGAWKTTRFTDSSDLAHDMQVNIVTFQPGGVIPFPETHVMEHGLYVLEGKAMYLLNNDWVEVEAGDFMWLRAFCPQACYAGGPGEFRYLLYKDMNRQIRLT, from the coding sequence ATGACCGAGAAGTATTTCTACCCAAAGGGCGGCCTGCCGCCGCAGACCCACCTCACCACCGAACGCGCCATCGTCACGGAGGCCTACACGGTCATCCCCAAGGGCGTCATGACCGACATCGTGACCAGCACTCTGCCGGGCTTCTCCAAGTCCCGCTCTTGGATCCTGGCCCGACCCATCTCAGGTTTCGCCACCACGTTCTCCCAGCTGATCGTGGAGATCGCCCCGGGCGGCGGCGCTCCCATCGCCGAATTTGAGGCGGGCGTTGAAGGCGTGGTCTTCGTGACCAAGGGAAAGGTCAACCTGACCCTCGACGGCGAATTGCACGCACTCGAAGAAGGCGGCTACGCCTACCTCGCCGCCGGCGCCACGTGGGGACTGGAAAACGTCTCCGACGACATCGTCTCCTTCCAGTGGATCCGCAAGGCGTACGAGCGCCTCGAGGGCTACGAGGCCAAGTCCTTCGTAACCAGCGATGCCGAGGTTGAGCCCACTGCCATGCCTGACACCGACGGCGCCTGGAAGACCACCCGCTTCACGGACTCCTCGGACCTGGCGCACGACATGCAGGTCAACATCGTCACGTTCCAGCCAGGCGGTGTCATCCCGTTCCCCGAAACCCACGTCATGGAGCACGGCCTGTACGTCCTGGAGGGCAAGGCCATGTACCTGCTCAACAACGACTGGGTTGAGGTGGAAGCCGGCGACTTCATGTGGCTGCGTGCCTTCTGCCCGCAGGCCTGCTACGCCGGCGGCCCCGGCGAATTCCGCTACCTCCTGTACAAGGACATGAACCGGCAGATCCGCCTCACCTAG
- a CDS encoding DUF6986 family protein, whose protein sequence is MAAKLSLSAADLAHIDDSLSATDTLLERNYPGDDGSRQPVHTVYVPADKFTPTLAADWGNEALALANDHGGLERLGSLLGQDDELAAAVAPRVAAKLAAEPIEDLRLDFEDGYGNRGDEAEDAAAITAARAVNTAVEQGTAPPFIGIRFKCFEAPTRARGIRTLDLFVSTLAETGGLPDGLILTLPKVATVDQVRAMDFAVSRLEQIHGLPAGRLRFEVQVETPQLILSHDGTSPVARLAHEIPGRISGLHYGTYDYSASLEISAGYQSMEHPVADFAKEVMQLAVAGTGIRLSDGSTNVIPMGDGVESAWALHGRLVRRSLERGYYQGWDMHAAQLPSRFSAAYAFYRDGLPVSAARLRNYVEQTPGAVMDEPATARALANFVLRGVVCGAVGADEVAALTGIDIPQLSALAHPRLAQTVSK, encoded by the coding sequence ATGGCCGCAAAACTTTCGCTTTCCGCCGCCGATCTGGCACATATTGATGATTCGTTGAGCGCTACCGACACGCTGTTGGAACGCAACTACCCGGGCGACGACGGCAGTCGCCAGCCTGTGCACACCGTCTACGTGCCGGCGGACAAGTTCACGCCAACCCTCGCCGCCGACTGGGGCAACGAGGCACTTGCCTTGGCCAACGACCATGGCGGCCTGGAACGCCTGGGTTCCCTGTTGGGCCAGGATGACGAACTGGCGGCCGCCGTGGCGCCCCGGGTTGCCGCCAAGTTGGCAGCCGAGCCCATCGAGGACCTGCGCCTGGACTTTGAGGACGGCTACGGAAACCGCGGGGACGAGGCGGAGGACGCAGCAGCCATCACCGCCGCACGCGCCGTGAACACCGCCGTCGAACAGGGTACGGCCCCGCCGTTCATCGGCATCCGCTTCAAGTGCTTCGAGGCGCCCACCCGCGCCCGCGGCATCCGGACCCTGGATCTGTTTGTCTCCACCCTGGCGGAGACCGGCGGCCTGCCGGACGGGTTGATCCTGACCCTGCCCAAGGTCGCCACTGTTGACCAGGTGCGGGCGATGGACTTTGCCGTCAGTCGCCTCGAGCAGATCCACGGGCTCCCCGCCGGCCGGCTCCGCTTTGAGGTGCAGGTGGAAACTCCGCAGCTCATCCTCAGCCACGACGGCACCTCGCCGGTGGCACGCCTGGCCCATGAAATCCCGGGCCGCATCAGCGGGCTGCATTACGGCACCTATGACTACAGCGCATCCCTGGAAATCTCAGCCGGATACCAGTCCATGGAACACCCCGTGGCGGATTTCGCCAAGGAGGTCATGCAATTGGCTGTGGCCGGCACGGGCATTCGCCTCTCCGACGGTTCCACCAACGTCATCCCCATGGGCGACGGCGTTGAATCGGCTTGGGCGCTGCACGGTCGCCTGGTCCGCCGTTCCTTGGAGCGCGGCTACTACCAGGGCTGGGATATGCACGCCGCCCAGCTGCCCAGCCGCTTCAGCGCAGCCTATGCGTTCTACCGCGACGGCCTTCCCGTATCTGCAGCCCGCCTGCGCAACTACGTGGAGCAGACTCCGGGAGCCGTCATGGACGAGCCCGCAACTGCACGGGCCCTGGCCAACTTCGTCCTGCGCGGAGTGGTCTGCGGCGCTGTCGGCGCCGACGAGGTTGCCGCGCTGACCGGCATCGATATTCCCCAGCTGAGCGCCTTGGCGCACCCGCGGCTGGCACAAACCGTTTCCAAGTAA